From a single Porites lutea chromosome 10, jaPorLute2.1, whole genome shotgun sequence genomic region:
- the LOC140950003 gene encoding vacuolar protein sorting-associated protein 26C-like, giving the protein MATMEIRLKRVNKIYYEGDIVKGVIVVQSRGELAHNGITLTMEGAVNLQLSAKSVGVFEAFYNSLKPIQLVNYSLEIAKPGKLPNGKTELPFEIPLKPKGSKPLYETYHGVFVNIQYHLRAEMKRPLLNKDLQSQAEFIVENKAATKKEALKPVEFSITPESLENVKERAKIPKFLVKGSLDCAQCSITKPFTGELEVVHSDKPIKSIELQLVRVETCGCAEGYSKDATEIQNIQIAEGDVCRGIKIPIYMIFPRLFTCPTLATANFKIEFEVNVVIVLQDDHLITENFPIKVIRC; this is encoded by the exons ATGGCGACAATGGAGATCCGCCTGAAGAGAGTAAACAAGATTTATTATGAGGGT gaTATTGTTAAAGGTGTGATAGTTGTTCAGAGTCGTGGAGAGCTCGCACACAATGGAATCACCCTTACCATGGAAGGAGCAGTAAATCTACAGCTCAGTGCTAAAAGTGTTGGAGTCTTTGAAGCATTTTACAACTCACTCAAGCCAATCCAGCTTGTTAACTACTCTTTGGAGATAGCTAAACCAGGCAAATT ACCTAATGGCAAGACTGAATTGCCTTTTGAGATTCCGCTGAAACCGAAGGGAAGCAAGCCATTATATGAGACGTACCATGGAGTGTTTGTCAACATTCAG TATCATCTCAGGGCCGAGATGAAGAGGCCATTGCTAAACAAGGATCTTCAGAGTCAAGCTGAATTTATTGTAGAGAATAAG GCTGCAACTAAGAAAGAGGCCTTAAAGCCAGTTGAATTTTCTATTACACCAGAATCTCTCGAAAATGTGAAAGAG AGAGCAAAGATTCCAAAGTTCTTAGTGAAAGGCAGTCTTGACTGTGCTCAGTGCAGCATTACTAAACCCTTCACAGGAGAG TTGGAAGTTGTACACTCAGACAAACCAATCAAGTCCATTGAGCTGCAGCTTGTGAGAGTTGAAACCTGTG GTTGTGCTGAAGGATATTCAAAGGATG CTACTGAGATTCAAAATATTCAG atAGCAGAAGGAGATGTTTGTCGTGGTATAAAGATACCAATCTACATGATATTTCCCCGCTTATTCACTTGTCCTACCTTAGCCACTGCAAACTTTAAAATTG AGTTTGAGGTGAATGTGGTGATTGTTCTTCAAGATGATCATCTTATCACAGAAAACTTTCCCATCAAAGTTATTAGGTGCTAG
- the LOC140950004 gene encoding U6 snRNA-associated Sm-like protein LSm3: MAEEEVVANTVEEPLDLIRLSLDERIYVKLRNDRELRGKLHAYDQHLNMILSDVEETITTVEIDEETYEELFKTTKRNIPMLFVRGDGVILVSPPLRVGL, from the exons ATGGCGGAAGAAGAGGTAGTGGCGAATACAGTGGAAGAACCACTAGATCTTATTCGTCTCAGCTTGGATGAAAGGATTTATGTCAAGTTAAGAAATGACAGAGAACTTAGGGGGAAACTACAT GCTTATGATCAGCACCTTAACATGATCCTGAGTGATGTAGAGGAAACTATAACAACTGTTGAAATCGATGAAGAAACATATGAAGAACTTTTCAAG ACAACAAAAAGGAATATACCGATGCTATTTGTGAGAGGTGATGGTGTCATTTTAGTTTCTCCACCATTACGTGTGGGattataa